The following is a genomic window from Episyrphus balteatus chromosome 1, idEpiBalt1.1, whole genome shotgun sequence.
CACAATTTTGTTTGCTCAACTTTTCAACTTTGATTTTCTCTGCCTTTATGGCTTGTGGCAAATGAGCAGCTTCGTTGGTTTTGTCCTGTAACTTTTCCTTTAGCTCAGTTATATTTGAATTAAGCTCGTTTTCTAGTTGAGTATTGGCGAAATTGAGCTTTTGGATTTCACATTTCTGAGACTTGATTATATTTTCAGCTTTAAGGTACTTCGATTGGAAATTATTGAGCTGATCTTGTTGGGAGCTTATAAGGTTTCGAAAATTTTCCTGTTCCTCTTGCAGATTCTTTACGGTTTCATACAACTTTGCCATCTCACTAGAGTCTTTTGAAGCAACAGGAGCAGTCTTGACAATTTgtttaagagtttttaaaattatcttcaagtcTTTGTTGTTGTGAGATTTTTTCTCTTTGTCTTCTAATATTCTGTTGCCATTTTCTTGTTGCTTTTTAGCTGGAGGCGTTGGTCTGGAAGATTGGAGAAATATCTGAGTGTACTTTCTTTCTAAAGTGATATCAGATGTGTCACTGTTGTAGTCTTCATCGTCAGCACTGTTTTGTGAAAAACTTTGGTTGGTTAGATAATCTCCATGTCGTTCTTGTAACTGGTTGAATTCAAAATTAAGAGAAATACACTTTTCTCTTAGATTTTCGATATTGGATTCACTTGTGTTTCGTGCTGTTTCCATTTGTTCTTCCTGATCTTCATCATAACATGACGAAACTCTTGAACTTCGAGAAGatctgaatatttttgaattgctTGTAAAACCACTGTCTCCAATGTTTTTGTCTTTTAGAGGGCCTCTTAATATTGACTTatctttgttcatttttttactGTGACGTCGAGAATTATTATTCATTTCGGTGGAAGAAGCACTGCATTCACTGTTTTCTTTTGCCGAATTTCGACAAAATTTTCTACATTGGACGCCATTGCGAGGGATGCTTTCAATGTTGCCATGAAATGAGGGAACCAGAAAATCACCTCCAAATTTTGATCGTGTTCGTGGAAGGGACATTTTGAATTTatggtttaatttttaaacgttttattggtaagatttttaaattttgttttaaatgagaaaaaatttataccgttattaaataaaatagtgtGAACAGTCAGATTTCGGAATAACTTAATAACATctgtggaaaaataaattacatttgttaAAACTCCATAACATTTATTTATGTATCACGCTTCTCACCAATTCAAATATGGAACACATAAAACGgggacaaaaatttcaaaacatttgaAATTGATATGTTGACAagaaactaaatattttttttctaaattttgttttataatttttttttttgtgttgagttAAACAAGTAGAATTATGATGGCAGTTAGTTTGGGTGATATATTAGCAGTTTTAACTTTGGGAAATGAGGTGTACAGAGAACTAACCGAGTCCTTTAAGATTTCGCCCCTAGTTCGATCTTAATAACTTGCGATGAAACGCAATACAGGGGCCCAATTCCGCAAGTGTGAGTTTTTCTGTTTTGCTCTTCTCACTCTTGCGGAATTGAGCCCCAGGAAAGTAGGGAAAATCTGACAAATGTTTTCAAGTCTTCATAGTTTGAATGAAGTAcattaattatacgtaaaaaatatgtataattacGTATACGTATTTATAAGTGATAGTATGCACTATATTTGGGATTGTGTCTtcgctattttgaaaaacacagtTTGAGTAATTTCTCTAAAACAAATACTTGACAGTATTTTTTCTGATCGAAAATAGATGGGTGGCAATGGTGCAAAGGTAGCATAATcattagtctttttttttagtgtagtgaagccaaaaaatttaaatttttaattaccgactaTCATAATCGGAGCTGTTCGGCCCGGTTACCTAATATTACCATTATTTGAGCTTTAGTTATAccacttttatcaaaataacCGACTCAACAATTATAATTCGTAATTTGCCCTGGCGCAGATAGatacatattagggtgggtaaaaaaaaaaaatggaaattcgtttttctgatttggtacttcgaaaactcgattgctagacacctctagaatatactcaccaaatatgagctctttatcttaattttccatttttacatcaagcttctactaaaaaaaaatattttttttattaattgaatttttagccaatttttttacatgttcttgtaggaaattgaacgctctacaaaaaaggttaaatacacttttttgaattatctaaccgtttagtagatatttgaggtccaaaaatcgggaaaatctttaaaaattcgttttttgttcttaattttgtaacaaattgaaaaattataataatcaaccgcgcatgacatattcttgtaggaaacagattgttccacaagaaaggtcttaataatttttttcaataatcaaaccattctaaagatattcgaggtcaaagttaaaaaaaaaaaatatgaaaacattttttacttttcaaaattttctaattcactgaaaatttaatattttcaaattagcaagatgttttcttgtagggacttaaacgttctataaaaagttccttggcagcaaattaatttctttaaccctttagaagataatcgtattcaaagcgcaatgcatacttgtcataagaaaactattgaaatcagtgggcattggtttggataccaatatcttcttaacggttaaagcaattaatttgctaccaaggaactttttatagaacgtttaagtccctacaagaaaacatcttgtaGGGACTAC
Proteins encoded in this region:
- the LOC129907313 gene encoding outer dense fiber protein 2, translated to MSLPRTRSKFGGDFLVPSFHGNIESIPRNGVQCRKFCRNSAKENSECSASSTEMNNNSRRHSKKMNKDKSILRGPLKDKNIGDSGFTSNSKIFRSSRSSRVSSCYDEDQEEQMETARNTSESNIENLREKCISLNFEFNQLQERHGDYLTNQSFSQNSADDEDYNSDTSDITLERKYTQIFLQSSRPTPPAKKQQENGNRILEDKEKKSHNNKDLKIILKTLKQIVKTAPVASKDSSEMAKLYETVKNLQEEQENFRNLISSQQDQLNNFQSKYLKAENIIKSQKCEIQKLNFANTQLENELNSNITELKEKLQDKTNEAAHLPQAIKAEKIKVEKLSKQNCELITRVQEVKHELALTRAKLVEAAQKRTTTLTKLKASEKDLKIFKNQNTILKTEKRTLIEELKRLKTLNDELSKRNSHNLTRQKERGESQQRLLQKKILDLELELTRSRNSTSDLVEERDKLIAELHQQLNTLVHNFEVSQKHIRMLRKHIHSMSGNSSETIKAK